A single region of the Lycium barbarum isolate Lr01 chromosome 2, ASM1917538v2, whole genome shotgun sequence genome encodes:
- the LOC132628961 gene encoding transcription termination factor MTERF6, chloroplastic/mitochondrial-like, with product MNTTSPLHLMGSMIQLAENLDKNLNPLSQEEILLLLILQGREYTDLVLNFLKQTGLDKAQMKEIVSRVPKLLFYDVSKTLKPKFQCLMDLGLSGSDLVNVIAKDTTIVDRGLDTHLKPTIDLLRRTLGSDENIVDKTLKPKLDIFQEIGLSGTDLYKFMTVKHNILRNGLDTCIRPSLDYLRNLLGSDENVVKALKKNSWLLRCNAPKTIATNVLLLQDTGLSDEKIRKFILRYPAFSLWNCCHHFVPSVNFNKEDYGWSDENIRTMIRKQPSCLRCLEATICKHLTFLMNEVGCTSEYLASRPNLLKYSLEKRIIPRYKVLKIFIDKLLKKGVGIYSAAKMTPSKFMEECLLPYKDKIPIAYESYMKSVG from the exons ATGAATACTACTAGTCCACTGCATCTGATGGGGAGCATGATTCAGTTAGCTGAAAATCTTGACAAAAATCTCAATCCATTATCTCAGGAAGAGATTTTATTATTGCTAATATTACAAGGAAGAGAATACACAG ATTTAGTGCTCAATTTCTTGAAACAAACAGGTTTAGACAAGGCCCAGATGAAAGAAATAGTTTCTAGAGTACCCAAATTGCTATTCTATGATGTTTCAAAAACTCTAAAACCCAAATTCCAGTGCCTTATGGATCTTGGGTTATCTGGGTCAGACTTGGTGAATGTAATTGCTAAAGATACAACAATTGTTGACCGAGGTTTAGATACTCATTTGAAACCTACCATTGATTTGCTTAGGAGAACTTTGGGTAGTGATGAAAATATA GTAGACAAAACCCTCAAACCTAAACTGGATATTTTTCAAGAAATTGGCCTTTCTGGGACTGACTTATACAAGTTTATGACGGTGAAGCATAATATTTTGAGAAACGGTTTGGATACTTGTATTAGACCTTCACTTGATTATCTTAGAAATTTATTGGGTAGTGATGAAAatgttgttaaggctttaaaAAAGAATTCTTGGTTGCTTAGATGTAATGCTCCCAAGACAATTGCAACTAATGTGTTGTTGCTTCAAGATACTGGGCTTTCAGATGAGAAAATTAGGAAGTTTATATTGCGTTACCCAGCAT TTTCTCTATGGAATTGCTGCCATCATTTCGTTCCGTCAGTCAACTTTAACAAAGAAGATTATGGTTGGTCTGATGAAAATATAAGAACCATGATCAGAAAGCAACCTTCTTGTTTGAGATGCTTGGAGGCGACAATATGTAAACATTTAACTTTTCTCATGAATGAAGTTGGCTGCACGTCAGAGTATTTAGCATCTCGTCCTAATCTGTTAAAATATAGTTTGGAAAAGAGAATCATCCCAAGATATAAGGTCTTGAAAATTTTTATTGACAAGCTTCTCAAAAAAGGTGTGGGGATATACTCAGCTGCTAAAATGACACCATCAAAGTTTATGGAAGAATGTTTGCTGCCTTACAAGGATAAAATACCCATTGCATATGAGTCGTACATGAAAAGTGTTGGATGA